The genome window TGGGTCGAACTCCTACTACCAGTGACTACACATAGGAGGAGTATGGGTGATGTATAAATTTGATCAAACCCAGGGTTGAGTCAGTGACGGATGTTATCATCTGGCGATTGCCAGTAGACAGTATTAACCTGAGTATAGTACTCACTGACTATACTTCTCATCTATTAAGAATAGAGTGGTGACAACAATCGGTTTCATCGATTGAGCGTATAGGCGATGTGCATACCCTCGATGATCCGAAgaagtcagccagccatcatcgcctgGGAAAACCGCGGCTTTCCCAATTCGGCCAAGTGGGAGTGCGGATGTCAGCCCTCAGCACTGCACTAATCCCATTCGGTACACAGTCTAACCGAAGAGGGTTAGCTGATCGGATCATGAGAGACGCTTATCGCGGAGCCTGAGgcaagaaaataagaaatgtTTGTGACAGCCAGATGGCCTGCGCGAAGAGCTCTTGGGATGTCATCCATTAGAGACACGCACATCTCCGTTACCACTACTGCTGTGAAACATTCAAAAGTGGATAACTCTAATTCCACTGAGACTGTGGCGAGCGGGGTTGGGCATCACTGCGACTCGAGGCGATGTAGGACAGAAAAAGCACACATCTGCAGTCATATTCTTCATGACAGACACATATGCATCCATTCCATAGACATAAtaacattatcatcatagtacacgaaaaagaaagacaacaGTTGATATGCAGACAATAAAGGCCGTAACACCAGACGCCTCCATCATGCCCTTTCAATTGATATTATACACCCTTGATCAGACATACCATTCCACACGTTGAGTCAATCTTTCTTCTGATGGCTCGGTGCACGACCAACTCTGTTCTCACCCGTCTGCCCGCCAACCATGGTATGGATGTCCTTTTGCGAGTacagcttctcttccttgcttGGTGACTGTGCGCGGAAGAACATCCAACCACCAGCGATCATTCCGATCACGCTGACGATGGCAATGTTGCGAGAGCTgcagttattaatatattgcACAGGAAAGTCAACAATGCAGAAAGCAGAGACATACCGAACCGAGGGCGGGTGACCGCCAGTAAgacctccagcagcagccattgtGTTTGAGAACGGTAGAATGTGGACTAGGTATGTAACTGACTAGGTAACGAGATGCCCGATACAATATATCTGTAAATTGTTACTTCCAAGCAACGAGGGCTTTAATGCTAATATAGGTCTAGATTCGATGGCGGATGGGTGACGTCAAAATTAAGCGTCCGTCGGGAGAGCCACAATCGGTTCGTGTTCCGGCGGATAAGCTTATAACCTCTTGGTCTCTTTCACAAGCTGGCTTCTACTTTTACGAGCTTGCGTCAGGGCGACGTTATGATGGATGAACCGGAGGGATCGTGTCCTGCAATGAGAGGTCCCTCATTGTGTAACTGCGTGGTGGCGGATTGGATTCTAGAATGGCTGCTGTTCATCCTTTACGCTACTGACCACTGATAAGATCTACGACAATGGAAGGTATCCTTTACAGATAGACTTGTTCAtgaggaagaacaagaccTAGCCTCAAGGTAGTGGCAGGTAGGGCACACTAGTCACGGCATGCCCATCAAGACACGAGACACAttgaaatataatagtaaccGAAGCTACAGCAATAAAAGCAACCCTAAGTATCACATCCACAAACAATGCAATTCTATTTAGTATTCAAGCTTCACACAGTGAACTCAAACAAGTCTAGCCCCGTCGCGACCCAAACCCGATCGATAAAGTGCGGCAACGGAAGCTATACAAAGCACCGACGTCATCGAGTCCGGACCGCggcgatcgatcgatccacATTCAATCCAGTCTCAACAATTCCAATGTTATCGCAAAATTCCAAACATTCACAATATTCCcacaccaacctcaaccaGAACGCAACGCATATACACAAGAAATGTGTACCAAACGTCCATCTggccccttcttcttcgggggATCGCAGTAAGTCCACCCATCTAAACAACCATCACGTCCATTCTCACCTAACAAACCACCAAAACGAAGACATTGGTCCTCCACCGATTGGACCTCCTCCGATGACCGTGTCCGCGGTGGCTCTTCGCAATCTCACCTCACCATCAACGACGACACCAACACCGCTACCTTCCACGGTAATCTCGACATCAAGACCCTTGGCGGAGCAGGCTTCGCCTCGCAACACACAGCCAGTACCACCGACTTATGGGATCTGAGTAGCTACGCTGGACTGGAACTCTCTATTCCTAAAAGTGATGGACACACGTACACCTTGAATTTGAGGGATGAGTTGCAGGATCCTCGACCGGATGGGCGCCAGCGGAGCGGGTTGGTCTGGGAAGCGAAGTTCAAGGTCGAGAAGGGGCAGACGAAGGTAAAattggggtggagggagtTTCGGCCGACGTATcgtgggagggaggtgcATATGGGGAGAcccttgatcttggcggGGGTGAAGCAGTTTGGGATTATGATTCGGAGGTGAGTAACTTTTTGCATTGGTTAGTTGGGCTAGGGCTGTTGGTCTGGTGCTGACTTGGTTGTCATAGTTTCTTCGGGGAACAGGAAGGGGATTTCGAATTAGAAATAGAGTGGATCAGGGGcattaagaaagaaaaggatcGGTATAGGGATGACCCGAATGATTTTGAGGATCATGAGGAATATTATGATGAGAAGCACTTTAGCGACGATCAAGAAAGCAAGGGCCTAGGATGGCTATGCTGCTGGTGATTACGCTAGGTTCcctaaattaataagatacaCGGATAAACGCCAAATTGAACAACTATTATCTACTCATAGTTCAGCACTTTCAGCATACTCGCCCGTCTTGACAAAAGTCTCAATCAGACGAATTGTTCGACCCAGTTTGACAGAATCCTCCGCCCCCACCGTCAAGGCCACATAACTGATCTCTTTCTTCGAGTCAATGACCCATGCGTTTATGAGCAACCTTCCTTGTGCAATATCTACCGCAAACAGTTCCTCAAATGCATTTCGTGTGCAGGGGATTTCCAGGCGGGAGAGAACTGCCGCTTCATATAACCCGCGCTGCATGAAATGGTTCTTGAGCAGTCCCAAATGGTAAGATCCAGTAACGCGCGGGTTGACGTCGACAATCAAACGCTCCTCATTCGCGTCCGTCATGACATCAGCTCCCGCCGGCCCGTAGTACCCTTTGCTGTGTAATGCTTGGGCCAAAGCATCTATCGTAGATCTGTATCGATTCTCGAACACAGGCTGCAAAAGGTACGAGACGCACCCACCATTCCAGACACCTTCGTCGTCGAACCGTTGCCGAGATGTTGCGAGGTACACTGCCCGGCCCTTTTTTGTAACAAAGAATGTCACCCCATGGGCCTCCCCTGGTACTAGCTCCTGGATCACAAAGCTTGCAGGATACAATCGCTCATGCTTTTCATTGATCTTGCCAAGTACGTCTTGGAGAATCCCACGTAGCTCACACACAGCAGCGTCTCTATCCGACTCACTTCGGATAACGTATGTTCCATATCCTGAGGTAGCAATAGACACTTTAACCACAAACGGGAGGCGTTGCTGCTGAACACTTTGCAGCATTCGTTCGACTTCCCCATCGCAGCCTGCTTGCCAGGACTTGATTGGTAGCGGGTCAATAACCTTGGACTTTGGTGTTGGCAGACCGCTCACTGCTATCCAACGCTTGGACAGGACCTCGTACAGCATTTCTGGATCCACAGCGTGATTAAACCGTGTACACATGTGATCTTGGGGAACAATGAATACTGCACGCGAGTCTGCAGCTATCTGGCTACCGTCAACACCACGAATGAATTGCACGTCAGGCCGTTGGTCCGGGCTTAGTTGATCGTAGATGCGCAGTACTTCGTCCTGAGAGGTTGTCAAGATGTTGGAAAGGTCTttaccaccatctccactctGGTCTAACATCACAACAGGAGTACGGCCAGCCATAAAAGAATAACGTTGAGCAATACTGCGCTTCTGTAGGTTCGGCGCCTCCCCTTTCGTATGCGCACCAGGGAAGTTGGCAGCGTACAGAAACCGTGCGCCCGAAGGGAGGCTGATTTGGTCCCGGGGGAACTTGCAGGGGTGATCATAGATGAGAACAATGTTTTGGGGGGCATCGTTATCCAAAGAGTATAGATCATGCAGGGTATAGTCGAGCGCGATATGAACTTTAGTATTGGGTGCCTTAGTCGAGGTATATGGCTCAGCTGGCACCAGTGGCAGTGGCTGGAGAAGTGTCACAGCAGTCATGGTGTTCAGTCAATTGACAGATTCGATGTTATTTTATTGTACATCTCCCTTCGTCAGATTTTCACTTGGACTTCAAGTCCGTGAGCATTTATGCGGAAGCCATCCCCAGTCAGCAATAACACATGCCACATTGTCCACGGAACAAAGACATCAGGACTACCAGATAGGTATTGTTTCCTGTAGTTAGTCGACGTCAAGAGACGTCATGAGGGAAGTTGATGGCCGTTCGCGGTCGGAATTCTCGCGAAGGTTCACTAATTCGCCGCGGACCGGTAGCCTACTACTCATCTAGATAACCAAAGATAGTACCGGTGGTTGAAGCGAGTGGACAATGATTTGACTCATTGATTCTCTTCCTGGTTCAACAAGTGGGTTGCCGATCTCTCCACCACTGAGACGAGTCCTGCAGACCGATGTAACCCTGGGAAGTTGTGGGTTCGGGTATATCTGGACCCGCATTTGGCAGGCCGAGATCTCCCCGTACCTTCATGATGAATGCTGCACGAGGCTTTGGCTTCAGGAGGCCTCACACTCAAGGCCAAATCAATCAAAGTTACTTCGTAATAATCCCAACCCCAGTGTAGCTGGCTTGAATGTTAGCAAACGGGGAATttcgaggaagagagtgacGCTTATCTGCTGGCTCCACCAGTCCAATGCCTAGTTGCCTACCAGGGCAGTTTGGCTTTCCTCAGTACTCTAACTCTGCCATCCGGGCAAGCCAGTGCGCTCACCACTCTCCCAGCAAAGCTTTTGAGCTAGACATTTGCGGTATTGGTTTCCATTCTTTCATGCCCCCGGATATGGCTGAGAAACAAGCACAGGCGTCCAGGGTAGCTTCATGCCTATAGTAACCTTCCTAGCTGTACCCAATCATGGTTAGGGTGCTCCACTATGAACAATGGACTGTCAGGATGCTGCTTAGCTCGGCCCGCGCATTTCTTTGATGTTGACCCATGGCTTAATGGTGAATATCAACCATGGCATCTTCGCTCAAGACTCCCACAACTGTAAGTGAGCATTATCAAATCACAAACAAAGAGGCTGTAGAATACGGCACGTTGGCCGTTCAGTTCCACGGTGATGAACGTCAAAGTCAGTTGACACCCTTCTGGTTCTCATGTTCCTGGGTGTGGAGTTTGCTGGGCCCACAAGAAGCGGCCAACAGAATCTTGATATCATCTCGGTGTCCCCGAAACTCTAGACTGGACTCTGTACGAAGGGAATGCGGTTTGCCTATGCCGCTCGGACGGCGGTAGAATCCCACGAGTGCAAGTCCACATCGAAGCAGAAATTGCAAAATCACATACATGGTTTGCCAAGAATTGGGGGAGTCATTCAACAGAGGCGAGTGGCATGATGTTCGATGCCGTCCCCGAGGATCAGGTCAGCTGTACAAATGTATCGAGCCATAAGAGCAGGCCTTCCTCATTATAAGCTTACATCTTGGCAGCAGGATTAGCTTTCGGAGTAAACAATAAGCTAACCTGTGCAACATCCTGAAGGCGTGCAGTTGTTCAGGGCTCTTGCAATGGACAATGCTTTGCTGAATTATTCATACCGaacccattcattcatcacATATATCCAGCGCGGATATGGGAGTTAACACGATTTGGATGCTTTGTTTTCCTTCGCACAACATAGCCCTGCGATATGGAAGGACCCAGTGGCCTGGGAATACAGCCGTAAAGGCTTTGTCGCCCTACCTTCGGAGGTCGTGCACAACGTTGACTGCCGTATCCTCCGCTTGTTGCACAAGCCTTGAATGCGGGGAGGATGACTAGGAGACTGTAACTACCCCATACTTGAACCGACAGCTCTAACCTTCTCGACCTTGGCGTCGGTAGTTCCTGAGCCAACGAGGGGTTATTGCATGAGCAGAGGTAGTAAGCTTGGCTTCAGGGAACACACAGGGGAGTCTCAGATACCCTCCGAATGGAACCGAGCCAGTACACCCTCCGAGGCCTCAAGTTTCCATTGACATTTAGTAGTACAGTGGTAGTCATGCGATGGAAGGAAACAAAACTTCGCTTGAGACCTAACGAGGAGCTTAAATAGACCTGGCTTCCCCCAGAAGACATCATCCTCGAGCTCAATCACGACATGACCCACTATCAAATTGACAACCCAATAGTTGAGCCTTATTATGCATGTACAACTTTAGTTTATA of Aspergillus luchuensis IFO 4308 DNA, chromosome 7, nearly complete sequence contains these proteins:
- a CDS encoding CIA30 family protein (COG:S;~EggNog:ENOG410PQE3;~InterPro:IPR013857,IPR039131,IPR008979;~PFAM:PF08547;~go_process: GO:0032981 - mitochondrial respiratory chain complex I assembly [Evidence IEA]), with product MCTKRPSGPFFFGGSQHWSSTDWTSSDDRVRGGSSQSHLTINDDTNTATFHGNLDIKTLGGAGFASQHTASTTDLWDLSSYAGLELSIPKSDGHTYTLNLRDELQDPRPDGRQRSGLVWEAKFKVEKGQTKVKLGWREFRPTYRGREVHMGRPLILAGVKQFGIMIRSFFGEQEGDFELEIEWIRGIKKEKDRYRDDPNDFEDHEEYYDEKHFSDDQESKGLGWLCCW
- a CDS encoding uncharacterized protein (TransMembrane:1 (o20-36i)) produces the protein MAAAGGLTGGHPPSVRSRNIAIVSVIGMIAGGWMFFRAQSPSKEEKLYSQKDIHTMVGGQTGENRVGRAPSHQKKD
- a CDS encoding putative solid-state culture specific protein (COG:S;~EggNog:ENOG410PQ7C;~InterPro:IPR011761,IPR003806;~PFAM:PF13535,PF02655;~go_function: GO:0005524 - ATP binding [Evidence IEA];~go_function: GO:0046872 - metal ion binding [Evidence IEA]); its protein translation is MTAVTLLQPLPLVPAEPYTSTKAPNTKVHIALDYTLHDLYSLDNDAPQNIVLIYDHPCKFPRDQISLPSGARFLYAANFPGAHTKGEAPNLQKRSIAQRYSFMAGRTPVVMLDQSGDGGKDLSNILTTSQDEVLRIYDQLSPDQRPDVQFIRGVDGSQIAADSRAVFIVPQDHMCTRFNHAVDPEMLYEVLSKRWIAVSGLPTPKSKVIDPLPIKSWQAGCDGEVERMLQSVQQQRLPFVVKVSIATSGYGTYVIRSESDRDAAVCELRGILQDVLGKINEKHERLYPASFVIQELVPGEAHGVTFFVTKKGRAVYLATSRQRFDDEGVWNGGCVSYLLQPVFENRYRSTIDALAQALHSKGYYGPAGADVMTDANEERLIVDVNPRVTGSYHLGLLKNHFMQRGLYEAAVLSRLEIPCTRNAFEELFAVDIAQGRLLINAWVIDSKKEISYVALTVGAEDSVKLGRTIRLIETFVKTGEYAESAEL